The following coding sequences lie in one Kingella potus genomic window:
- a CDS encoding AAA family ATPase: MDIKFVLLARDENFPINARNSVYLAIDKWNDYSYVTMFYMTVFDEKGQEYNIGHIKIGFEKQITEIATYKKIIEKFNGKVFNTLPEEFFSLGQDVDFYIKIWKLPDNIKIFILENLNDIVYKPKLFKKFTNEDVLKTSLMRDIRKQTIQEQFRRILEDKSPLSEFNFYFIRSEQENIGEINLEFNVVPNSMPSSNIHAIIGRNGVGKTTLLNGMIKSFIDKYDDTEGAFYCNNLMSLFPSDEFKKISDDYFSYLIAVSFSVFDPFIPNQKDLKYYSYIGLKESNEKLKEPQSYFEKDFWESFSECKSFSAKKERWLNAIKNLESDVNFSEIKLSNWMNDKNDTFSKDEILNLIKQMSSGHASVLLIITQLVARVEEKTLVLLDEPESHLHPPLLSAFIRALSELLDNRNGIAIIATHSPVVLQEIPKSCVWKIERTGIRTDPFRPNIETFGENVGVLTREVFGLEVIKSGFHRILTKKVEEGGSYDEIISEFQEQLGSEAKILLRTLIKLRDSQNNG; the protein is encoded by the coding sequence ATGGACATAAAATTTGTATTGTTAGCTAGAGATGAAAATTTTCCTATTAATGCTAGGAATTCTGTTTATTTAGCAATTGACAAATGGAATGATTATTCTTATGTAACAATGTTTTATATGACTGTGTTTGACGAAAAAGGTCAAGAATATAACATAGGTCATATTAAAATAGGCTTTGAAAAACAAATAACTGAGATAGCTACTTATAAGAAAATAATAGAAAAATTCAATGGAAAAGTATTTAATACTTTACCAGAAGAATTTTTTTCTCTTGGTCAAGATGTTGATTTTTATATTAAGATATGGAAACTTCCTGATAATATTAAAATATTTATTTTAGAAAACTTAAATGACATTGTTTATAAGCCTAAACTTTTCAAAAAATTTACTAACGAAGATGTATTGAAAACTTCTTTAATGAGAGACATAAGAAAACAAACAATACAAGAGCAGTTTAGACGAATACTAGAGGATAAATCCCCATTAAGTGAATTTAATTTTTACTTTATTCGTTCTGAACAAGAAAATATAGGGGAAATAAACCTAGAATTTAATGTTGTTCCAAATTCCATGCCAAGTTCAAACATACATGCCATTATCGGTAGGAATGGAGTTGGTAAGACAACATTACTAAATGGAATGATTAAATCATTTATAGATAAATATGATGATACAGAAGGGGCATTCTATTGCAATAATCTCATGTCTTTATTCCCCAGTGACGAATTCAAAAAAATTAGTGATGACTATTTTAGCTATCTAATTGCTGTATCTTTTAGCGTGTTTGATCCATTCATTCCAAATCAAAAAGATCTTAAATATTACTCTTATATTGGCTTAAAGGAGTCAAATGAAAAGCTAAAAGAACCACAATCATATTTTGAAAAAGATTTTTGGGAATCATTTAGTGAATGCAAAAGTTTTTCAGCCAAGAAAGAACGCTGGCTTAATGCAATTAAAAACCTAGAATCTGATGTGAATTTTTCAGAAATAAAATTAAGCAACTGGATGAATGATAAGAACGATACTTTTAGTAAAGATGAAATTTTAAATCTTATTAAGCAAATGAGTTCTGGACACGCTTCTGTTTTGTTAATCATTACGCAATTAGTTGCAAGAGTTGAAGAAAAAACTCTGGTTCTACTTGATGAGCCTGAAAGCCATCTACATCCCCCTCTTCTATCCGCCTTTATTCGAGCCTTGTCAGAACTACTGGATAATAGAAATGGAATTGCAATTATCGCAACGCACTCTCCTGTTGTTTTACAAGAAATACCTAAATCATGTGTATGGAAAATTGAACGTACAGGAATAAGAACAGATCCTTTCAGGCCAAATATTGAAACTTTTGGGGAAAATGTGGGTGTTTTAACACGAGAAGTGTTTGGTTTGGAAGTGATAAAATCAGGATTCCATAGGATATTAACTAAAAAAGTAGAAGAAGGAGGTAGCTATGATGAGATTATTTCCGAATTTCAGGAGCAATTGGGTTCTGAAGCAAAAATCCTTCTACGAACATTGATTAAATTACGAGATAGTCAAAATAATGGGTAA
- a CDS encoding ATP-binding protein — protein MQRNIIQSLEKWKNQPNRKPLIIQGARQVGKTWAMKHFGGRHFAKTAYINFDNNPRMKTLFSDGYDISRLILGLKIESGVDIQSEDTLLIFDEIQEVPQALSSLKYFYENAPQFYIVAAGSLLGVSLHHQVSFPVGKVDFLPMYPMDFQEFLTALGRQDLMQLLQMRDWALIAAMKTVYIDLLRQYYFVGGMPEAVQAFVDTQNFDAVRQVQRNLLLAYEQDFSKHIKDGQTVQKVRAIWSSVPEQLAKENKKFLYAQLQKGARSKDYEIALQWLKDSGLVHCVPRIKKPHLPLSAYQDNAFKLYGLDVGLLAAQSHLDVGVLLEGSRIFTEFKGALTEQYVLQQLVATQENPVFYWAAERGTAEVDFVLQRRQSVIPIEVKAEENLKAKSLKVYVEQFEPEQAVRFSMADYREQDWLMNVPLYGCGDF, from the coding sequence ATGCAGCGAAACATTATCCAATCTCTTGAAAAGTGGAAAAACCAACCAAACCGTAAGCCATTGATTATACAAGGTGCAAGACAGGTCGGCAAAACGTGGGCGATGAAGCACTTCGGCGGGCGGCATTTCGCCAAAACCGCCTACATCAATTTTGACAACAACCCGCGCATGAAAACGCTGTTTTCAGACGGCTACGACATCAGCCGCCTGATACTCGGCTTGAAAATTGAAAGCGGCGTAGACATTCAGTCAGAAGATACCTTGTTGATTTTTGACGAAATCCAAGAAGTCCCACAAGCCCTGTCGTCGCTCAAATATTTTTACGAAAACGCACCGCAGTTTTATATCGTGGCGGCAGGTTCGCTTTTGGGCGTATCGCTGCACCATCAGGTGTCGTTTCCGGTGGGCAAAGTCGACTTTTTGCCTATGTATCCGATGGATTTTCAAGAATTTCTCACCGCGCTGGGCAGACAGGATTTGATGCAGCTTCTGCAAATGCGGGATTGGGCGTTGATAGCCGCCATGAAAACAGTCTATATCGATTTGCTGCGCCAATATTATTTTGTCGGCGGCATGCCCGAAGCCGTGCAGGCATTTGTTGATACACAGAATTTTGACGCAGTCCGCCAAGTGCAGCGTAATCTGCTCTTGGCATACGAACAGGATTTTTCCAAGCACATCAAAGACGGGCAAACCGTGCAGAAAGTGCGCGCTATTTGGTCGTCCGTGCCCGAGCAGCTTGCCAAAGAAAACAAAAAATTTCTCTACGCGCAACTGCAAAAAGGCGCACGCAGCAAAGATTATGAAATTGCCCTGCAATGGCTCAAAGACAGCGGTCTCGTGCATTGCGTGCCCCGTATCAAAAAACCGCATCTGCCGCTTTCCGCTTATCAAGACAACGCTTTCAAACTCTATGGGCTAGATGTCGGACTGCTCGCCGCGCAAAGCCATCTGGATGTCGGGGTGTTGCTGGAAGGCAGCCGTATTTTCACCGAATTTAAAGGTGCACTCACCGAACAATACGTTTTGCAGCAACTGGTTGCCACGCAGGAAAACCCCGTATTCTATTGGGCAGCCGAACGCGGCACGGCGGAAGTCGATTTCGTGCTGCAACGCAGGCAGTCGGTTATCCCCATCGAAGTGAAAGCCGAAGAAAATCTGAAAGCCAAAAGCCTGAAAGTGTATGTGGAACAGTTCGAGCCCGAACAGGCGGTGCGCTTTTCTATGGCGGATTATCGGGAACAGGACTGGCTGATGAATGTACCGTTGTATGGGTGTGGGGATTTTTAA
- a CDS encoding serine hydrolase domain-containing protein has product MPVQKLEKLLAKESQKLKTLQFAMHLPRQNLAYAYSSTGSQKQHFHSASVGKLLTATLIFMAVESGKLSLDSKIASMLGAECLRGLFVADGRDYQDMVTVRQLLGHTSGINDYYDSHQPNGSAFLDDIIRHPDVFYTPKDLLDYSRRRQNAVGRPNQQFYYSDTGYILLGLLAEKIFDMPFHQILAERIFNPADMAETALAFYSEKFAAEKLAPLYINGTDIHLFTSLSCDFSGGGLSTTAEDLVRFLGTLYQGRLLNQESLAQMTVFENKYRQGLYYGLGMMQVRFREFSFFLRKLPPMQGHLGMTGVHAWYNPQTGDRFALNVGNAADMVNSFVLLSRILRLLGLRV; this is encoded by the coding sequence ATGCCAGTACAAAAACTGGAAAAACTGCTCGCCAAAGAGTCCCAAAAGCTGAAAACCCTGCAATTCGCCATGCACCTGCCCCGTCAAAATCTGGCGTATGCCTACTCTTCAACAGGCAGTCAAAAACAGCATTTTCACAGTGCCAGCGTCGGCAAGCTCTTGACGGCAACTCTGATTTTTATGGCGGTTGAAAGCGGAAAACTGTCTCTGGACAGCAAAATCGCCAGCATGCTCGGTGCGGAATGTTTGCGCGGGCTTTTTGTGGCGGACGGCCGCGATTATCAAGATATGGTTACGGTGCGGCAGCTTTTAGGGCATACATCAGGCATTAACGACTATTACGACAGCCATCAGCCGAACGGCTCGGCTTTTTTGGACGACATCATCCGCCACCCTGATGTGTTTTATACGCCGAAAGATTTGCTAGATTACAGCCGCCGCCGTCAAAATGCCGTCGGCAGGCCGAATCAGCAGTTTTATTATTCGGACACGGGCTATATTTTGTTGGGGCTGCTTGCCGAAAAAATCTTTGACATGCCTTTTCATCAAATATTGGCAGAACGTATTTTCAATCCTGCCGACATGGCCGAAACCGCTTTGGCGTTTTATAGCGAAAAATTCGCCGCTGAGAAACTCGCCCCCCTATATATCAACGGCACGGATATTCATCTGTTTACCAGCCTGAGCTGCGACTTTTCCGGCGGCGGATTATCAACCACCGCAGAAGATTTAGTGCGGTTTTTAGGCACACTGTATCAAGGGCGGCTGCTCAATCAGGAATCTTTGGCACAGATGACGGTTTTTGAAAACAAATATCGGCAAGGGCTGTATTACGGCTTGGGCATGATGCAGGTGCGTTTCAGAGAGTTTTCATTTTTTTTAAGAAAACTGCCGCCCATGCAGGGGCATTTGGGCATGACCGGCGTTCATGCTTGGTACAATCCGCAAACAGGCGACCGCTTTGCCCTAAATGTCGGCAACGCCGCAGATATGGTAAACAGTTTTGTGCTGTTAAGCCGTATCCTGCGGCTGCTTGGATTAAGGGTGTAA
- a CDS encoding restriction endonuclease gives MNLWTQKSIDLASQSNYLDQLYRVYPMSVNLRRELSESTQNEIRTYLNNKDGKNLLNVLLKQEIFPIKDSYVAYLKRDKTAIERNPATVSRLAGMLIEMGFDEILDKTTVPKETNRQIGPLFKNWISSGALGIPVTTNVEEFLNYQGNIVFNAGDAAMQALAKEYLGYRHNKGLDFIAKFNHQFIIGEAKFLTDFGGHQNAQFNDAVITMRSQLAKTDHSVKTIAILDGVLYIKGKNKMFSDLNNFKDNEVVISAVLLRDYLFSV, from the coding sequence ATGAATTTATGGACACAAAAAAGCATTGATTTGGCATCACAAAGCAATTATCTAGACCAACTTTATCGGGTTTATCCGATGTCGGTTAATTTGCGTAGAGAGTTATCCGAATCCACACAAAATGAAATTCGTACATATCTCAATAATAAAGATGGTAAAAACCTGCTTAATGTTTTATTAAAACAAGAGATTTTTCCTATTAAAGACAGCTATGTCGCCTATTTGAAACGCGATAAAACAGCAATAGAGCGTAATCCTGCTACCGTTAGCCGTTTGGCGGGTATGCTGATTGAAATGGGATTTGATGAAATTTTGGATAAAACTACCGTCCCAAAAGAAACCAATCGGCAAATCGGGCCTTTGTTTAAGAATTGGATTTCAAGCGGTGCATTAGGTATACCCGTTACGACTAATGTTGAAGAGTTTCTCAATTATCAGGGGAATATCGTTTTTAATGCAGGTGATGCTGCGATGCAGGCTTTGGCAAAAGAATATTTGGGCTATCGGCACAATAAAGGATTGGATTTTATTGCTAAATTTAATCATCAATTTATTATTGGCGAAGCAAAATTTCTAACGGATTTTGGCGGGCATCAAAATGCGCAATTTAATGATGCCGTTATCACCATGCGAAGCCAATTGGCTAAAACAGACCATTCGGTAAAAACAATTGCCATATTAGACGGCGTACTTTATATCAAAGGCAAAAATAAAATGTTTAGCGATTTAAACAATTTTAAAGACAATGAAGTGGTTATTTCTGCTGTGCTGTTGCGTGATTATTTGTTTTCGGTGTGA
- a CDS encoding site-specific DNA-methyltransferase, with product MQLVYENKQSENQILARAQNIPPLSLEGDLSLLFFGDNFYALSALLNKGYREKIDLIYIDPPYNTQQIFTVSENRVSTISRSNNGATAYEDNRSLPEYLEFMRERLILMRELLSPCGSIYVHIDNKVGHYLKILLDEIFGAENFKNDIARVKSNPKNFSRRAFGNEKDVVLFYAKNAKKNIFNQITIPLTDNDKIEMFQKTDEYGRRYNTVPVHAPGETQNGETGGMWRGMLPPKGRHWRSPPNELDKLDEQGLLEWSKNGVPRIKKFADEHKGKKIQDIWRYKDPAYPIYPTEKNAEMLEMIIQQSSNPNSIVLDCFAGSGSTLLAAQNLNRRWIGMDTSSVAIQTIRDRFGLLPFQFVNLENILR from the coding sequence ATGCAGTTAGTTTACGAAAACAAGCAGTCTGAAAACCAAATCTTGGCGCGCGCCCAAAATATTCCGCCTTTATCGTTGGAGGGTGATTTATCGCTTTTATTTTTCGGCGACAATTTTTATGCGCTATCTGCCCTACTCAATAAAGGTTATCGGGAAAAAATTGATTTGATTTATATTGACCCGCCTTATAACACGCAGCAGATTTTTACCGTATCGGAAAATCGGGTAAGTACGATTAGCCGCAGCAATAATGGCGCAACCGCTTATGAAGACAACCGTTCGCTGCCTGAATATTTGGAATTTATGCGCGAACGTTTGATTTTAATGCGCGAATTATTGTCGCCATGTGGTTCGATTTATGTACATATTGATAATAAAGTCGGGCATTATCTGAAAATTTTATTAGATGAAATTTTTGGTGCAGAGAATTTTAAAAACGATATTGCCCGCGTGAAATCCAATCCGAAAAATTTTTCACGCCGCGCGTTTGGCAATGAGAAAGATGTGGTGTTGTTTTATGCTAAAAATGCCAAGAAAAACATTTTTAATCAAATAACGATACCGTTAACCGATAACGATAAAATTGAGATGTTTCAAAAAACCGATGAATACGGACGGCGTTACAATACCGTGCCTGTCCATGCGCCGGGAGAAACGCAAAATGGCGAAACGGGGGGAATGTGGCGCGGTATGCTCCCTCCAAAAGGGCGGCATTGGCGCAGTCCGCCCAATGAATTGGATAAGCTGGACGAGCAAGGTTTGTTGGAATGGTCTAAAAACGGCGTGCCGCGCATCAAAAAATTTGCTGACGAACATAAGGGTAAAAAAATCCAAGATATTTGGCGATACAAAGACCCTGCTTATCCCATTTATCCCACAGAAAAAAATGCGGAAATGTTGGAGATGATTATTCAGCAGTCGTCCAATCCCAATTCTATTGTGTTGGACTGTTTCGCGGGCAGCGGCTCAACTTTGTTGGCAGCGCAAAATTTAAACAGACGGTGGATTGGCATGGATACTTCATCAGTTGCAATCCAAACCATACGAGATAGGTTTGGACTGTTGCCGTTTCAGTTTGTCAATTTGGAAAATATATTAAGATAA
- a CDS encoding GNAT family N-acetyltransferase has product MQNTRNHHTMPSENKPRYRLTKLGEQMARLPIDPKISRMLLAAKKHDCVQEMLVIVSALSVQDPRERPLEAREAAAKAHERFTDKQSDFLAYLNIWDSFQREREKGLSNRQLVQWCRQHFLSHLRMREWRELHKQLADIAVEMGLIDKERAFRRPLPPAPQVSDGLQGSLKTDADLSARLKQKQLDKKHARTERRAAKEAGYEQIHRALLTGLIANVGMKSPDGHDYIGARGAHFHLFPASALFKSKPKWVMAAELTETTRLYARDVAAIQPEWIEQEAPHLVKYHYFEPHWEQKRGEVVAAERVTLYGLTVLPRRPVAYARVAPEEAREIFIRSALVAQECDLKAGFFVHNKKLIKEVGELEHKSRRQDVLVDEEALFDFYNQRLPQFYEPSETFSGSPNKQRQPENSKTPSETAKPATRAVPSPAQAQERGQAVGRMLESDKTAEAKATSDSNANALSDTSIRPTASVSDGLSGSLKGQRPSENAGHNVGRILESDKTAEAKTTSDSSANVLSDTSIRPTASVSDGLSGSLKGQRPSENAGHNVGRILESDKTAEAKATSDSNANALSDTSIRPTASVSDGLSGSLKPHIRPAADSDAAAVAALFRRAVMHIPNSDYSEAEKNAWLHGADNAAFWQKRIGRGHICVATHNGCVSGFVEYLPEQAHIDCLFTDPRHQRQGIASALLAAVLPSADSGKAVSADVSKAASAFFQKQGFVLQHENEIPRNGLVLTNYRMVRQTNQAQKQPENAAHNVGRILESDKTAEAKTTSDSSANVLSDTSIRPTASVSDGLSGSLKGQRPSENAAHNVGRMPESDKTKTANVSGNAVPARPKGSLKTAKPVPIADIRTFQSWLKTAEHANPRLLFLTREDLMQHAAAHITEEQFPKHWQSADGKFKLAYRFEPHHPLDGVTLTLPLTVLNRVAAPALEWLVPGMLREKIQLLIKALPKQIRRICVPVPEFTTRFLSSNPNRQEPIIPQLARFIAKTAGDMRLLEQINQDEWSAFRLPEHCYFNLRIIDDGGQELAMGRDLAKLQQELGQAAAVTFRDNTQEFERDNVTAWDIGTLPESIKFARGKQQLNGYLGLQKEKDGRIALRLSDTPEAAAAAHRQGLTALMQLQLKEHMKDLNKGIQGFTQAAMLLKHIPADTLRDDLTAAICDRAFIGDDEPPRSEKAFKEQIKRARSRLPAVKEALSRYLQETAAAYAELNAKLGKHPLTPLIRKRLDTLLGAGFATRTPWAQWSRLPVYIKAMSLRLDKYSANPARDTAREADIQELEQMWQEKADTLAKQNQPLSDGLKAFKWQIEELRVSLFAQELKTPYPVSVKRLLKEWEGLDKG; this is encoded by the coding sequence ATGCAAAACACCCGAAACCATCACACTATGCCGTCTGAAAACAAACCCCGCTACCGCCTGACCAAGCTTGGCGAACAAATGGCGCGGCTGCCCATCGACCCGAAAATCAGCCGCATGCTGCTGGCGGCGAAAAAGCACGACTGCGTGCAGGAAATGCTGGTCATCGTGTCCGCGCTTTCCGTGCAGGACCCGCGCGAGCGGCCGCTGGAAGCGCGCGAAGCCGCCGCCAAGGCGCACGAGCGTTTTACCGACAAGCAGTCTGATTTTCTCGCCTACCTGAATATTTGGGACAGCTTCCAGCGCGAGCGCGAAAAAGGTTTGAGCAACAGGCAGTTGGTGCAGTGGTGCCGCCAGCATTTCCTTTCGCACCTGCGGATGCGCGAGTGGCGCGAGCTGCACAAACAGTTGGCGGATATTGCGGTGGAAATGGGTTTGATTGACAAGGAACGCGCGTTCAGACGGCCTTTGCCGCCTGCGCCGCAGGTTTCAGACGGCCTTCAAGGCAGCCTGAAAACCGATGCCGATTTGTCCGCCCGTCTCAAACAAAAGCAGTTGGACAAAAAACACGCCCGCACCGAACGCCGCGCCGCCAAAGAAGCGGGCTACGAGCAAATCCACCGCGCCCTGCTCACGGGCTTGATTGCCAATGTGGGCATGAAATCGCCCGACGGCCACGACTACATCGGCGCGCGCGGGGCGCATTTCCATCTGTTTCCCGCGTCCGCGCTGTTCAAATCCAAGCCCAAATGGGTGATGGCGGCGGAGCTCACCGAAACCACGCGCTTGTATGCCCGCGATGTGGCCGCCATCCAGCCCGAATGGATAGAGCAGGAAGCGCCGCATTTGGTGAAATACCATTATTTCGAGCCGCATTGGGAGCAGAAACGCGGCGAAGTGGTGGCCGCCGAGCGCGTAACCCTGTACGGCCTGACCGTGCTGCCGCGCCGCCCCGTCGCCTATGCCCGCGTCGCTCCCGAAGAAGCCCGCGAAATCTTCATCCGCAGCGCACTGGTGGCGCAGGAATGCGATTTGAAGGCCGGTTTTTTTGTCCACAACAAAAAGCTGATTAAGGAAGTCGGCGAGCTGGAACACAAATCGCGGCGGCAGGACGTGCTGGTGGACGAAGAAGCCTTGTTTGATTTTTATAACCAGCGTCTGCCGCAGTTTTACGAGCCGTCTGAAACATTTTCAGGTAGCCCGAATAAGCAAAGGCAGCCTGAAAACAGTAAAACGCCGTCTGAAACCGCCAAGCCCGCCACCCGCGCCGTTCCCTCTCCCGCGCAAGCGCAGGAGCGGGGGCAGGCAGTAGGTCGGATGCTTGAATCCGACAAAACAGCAGAAGCAAAAGCAACATCCGATTCAAACGCAAATGCCCTGTCGGATACAAGTATCCGACCTACGGCAAGTGTTTCAGACGGCCTTTCAGGCAGCCTGAAAGGGCAGAGGCCGTCTGAAAACGCGGGGCATAATGTAGGTCGGATTCTCGAATCCGACAAAACGGCAGAAGCAAAAACAACATCCGATTCAAGCGCAAATGTTCTGTCGGATACAAGTATCCGACCTACGGCAAGTGTTTCAGACGGCCTTTCAGGTAGCCTGAAAGGGCAGAGGCCGTCTGAAAACGCGGGGCATAATGTAGGTCGGATTCTTGAATCCGACAAAACAGCAGAAGCAAAAGCAACATCCGATTCAAACGCAAATGCTCTGTCGGATACAAGTATCCGACCTACGGCAAGTGTTTCAGACGGCCTTTCAGGCAGCCTGAAACCGCATATCCGTCCCGCCGCAGACAGCGATGCCGCCGCCGTTGCCGCATTGTTCCGCCGCGCGGTCATGCACATTCCCAACAGCGATTACAGCGAAGCGGAAAAAAACGCGTGGCTGCACGGCGCGGACAATGCCGCTTTCTGGCAAAAACGTATTGGGCGCGGCCACATCTGCGTGGCAACGCACAACGGGTGCGTGTCGGGTTTTGTCGAATATCTGCCGGAGCAGGCGCACATAGACTGCCTCTTTACCGACCCCCGCCACCAGCGGCAGGGCATTGCAAGTGCGCTGCTGGCTGCCGTTCTGCCGTCGGCGGACAGCGGCAAGGCGGTCAGCGCAGATGTTTCCAAAGCCGCATCGGCATTTTTCCAAAAACAAGGCTTCGTGCTGCAACACGAAAACGAAATCCCGCGCAACGGCTTGGTTTTGACCAACTACCGCATGGTTCGCCAAACAAACCAAGCCCAAAAGCAGCCTGAAAACGCAGCGCATAATGTAGGTCGGATTCTCGAATCCGACAAAACGGCAGAAGCAAAAACAACATCCGATTCAAGCGCAAATGTTCTGTCGGATACAAGTATCCGACCTACGGCAAGTGTTTCAGACGGCCTTTCAGGCAGCCTGAAAGGGCAGAGGCCGTCTGAAAATGCAGCGCATAATGTAGGTCGGATGCCTGAATCCGACAAAACCAAAACCGCAAACGTTTCAGGAAACGCCGTTCCAGCCCGCCCCAAAGGCAGCCTGAAAACCGCCAAACCCGTTCCCATTGCCGACATCCGCACCTTCCAAAGCTGGCTCAAAACCGCCGAACACGCCAACCCGCGCCTGCTGTTTCTCACCCGCGAAGACCTGATGCAGCACGCCGCCGCACACATCACCGAAGAGCAGTTCCCCAAACACTGGCAAAGCGCAGACGGCAAATTCAAACTCGCCTACCGCTTCGAGCCGCACCACCCGCTCGACGGTGTAACCCTCACCCTGCCGCTCACCGTGCTCAACCGTGTTGCCGCGCCCGCGCTCGAATGGCTCGTGCCCGGCATGTTGCGCGAAAAAATCCAGTTGCTCATCAAAGCCCTGCCCAAGCAAATCCGCCGCATCTGCGTACCCGTTCCCGAATTTACCACCCGGTTTCTCAGCAGCAACCCCAACCGCCAAGAGCCGATTATTCCCCAACTTGCCCGCTTTATCGCCAAAACCGCCGGCGACATGCGCCTGCTCGAACAAATCAACCAAGACGAATGGAGCGCATTCAGGCTGCCCGAACACTGCTATTTCAACCTGCGCATCATCGACGACGGCGGGCAGGAGTTAGCCATGGGGCGCGACCTCGCCAAACTGCAACAAGAGCTGGGACAGGCAGCCGCCGTAACCTTCCGCGACAACACCCAAGAATTCGAGCGCGACAACGTTACCGCATGGGACATCGGCACACTGCCCGAATCCATCAAATTCGCACGCGGCAAACAACAGCTCAACGGCTATCTCGGCCTGCAAAAAGAAAAAGACGGCCGCATCGCCCTGCGCCTGTCCGACACCCCCGAAGCCGCCGCAGCCGCCCACCGCCAAGGCCTAACCGCCCTGATGCAGTTGCAGCTCAAAGAACACATGAAAGACCTCAACAAAGGCATACAAGGCTTCACCCAAGCCGCCATGCTGCTCAAACACATCCCCGCCGACACCCTGCGCGACGACCTCACCGCCGCCATCTGCGACCGCGCCTTCATCGGCGACGACGAACCCCCGCGCAGCGAAAAAGCCTTTAAAGAACAAATCAAACGCGCCCGCAGCCGCCTGCCCGCCGTCAAAGAAGCCCTGTCGCGCTATTTGCAGGAAACCGCCGCCGCCTACGCCGAACTGAACGCCAAACTCGGCAAACACCCGCTCACCCCCCTAATCCGCAAACGACTGGACACCCTGCTCGGCGCAGGCTTCGCCACCCGCACCCCGTGGGCGCAATGGTCGCGTTTGCCGGTTTACATTAAAGCCATGAGCCTGCGGCTGGACAAATACTCCGCCAACCCCGCCCGCGACACCGCCCGCGAAGCCGACATCCAAGAGCTGGAACAAATGTGGCAGGAAAAAGCCGACACGCTGGCCAAACAAAACCAACCCCTTTCAGACGGCCTCAAAGCATTCAAATGGCAAATCGAAGAACTGCGCGTATCGCTGTTCGCACAAGAGCTGAAAACGCCGTATCCCGTGTCGGTGAAGAGGTTGTTGAAGGAGTGGGAGGGGTTGGATAAAGGGTAA